CTTATGAAACTCGAGCCGGACTACTGGATCGAGCTGGAGAAAAACTACCAGGCCTCCATGGCGGCTCGCCAGAAACTCCTGGGCCAGCATCGCGACCTAATCATGTATTATGAGCCCGGCTCTGAGCTGGCCTGCCGCGAGCTGATGGAGATGGTGGTGCGGTTTTTGTGCAAGCGCTACCCGCAGTACTTTCGACTCGAAGAGGATGGCGATGAGACGATCCTCATCAACGAGCTCCTACGAACCCGAACAGTCGTCgtctcatcatcatcatcatcatcatcatcatcatcatcatcatcatcaccgccaccccagCACCCGCTGGAAATCCTAGCGGCAACTGTGCCCGAGGACTTTGCCCTCATGCTCCGCAGCGACGAGACGGGGCTCTACCACCTCCGCGCGGCGCTGATATGCTCGTCTGTCGGGTGGGACGCGGGGGCCAAGCGCGGGCTCTCGCTGGGCGACATACACGGGCCGGTGGTCGACTACCGCGCCAAGATGGGGCTCGGCATGGACCGGTACTTTGCGCGGCTGCCGACGGACAAGCCGATCCAGCGGTGCTCGTGGACGCTCGAGGACTGCGCGCCGCTGTTTTCGAGCCcgggggcggcggcaggcTCGGAAAAGGACGGGCAGGGGGGAGGCCGGGGCTGGAGCAGGTGCGCGGTGCCCGAGCAGGACCTCAAGGCGGAGGACGTGCAGCTGCGGTGCGACTGGCAGACGCTGCGGCGGCTACCCTGCAGCGGCGCCGTGGCCTTCAACTTCAAGGCCGTCTTCACGCCGCTGTCCCGGTTGAGGACGGAGCCGTTCGTGCCGGCGCTGCTGGCCACGGTGCTGAGGGAGGGGAAGCCGGCCCTCGTGGTGCCTCACAAGGCCGTCGGCCACGTGCGGGAGCTGGTGCTGCCTGTGCTGGATGGGTGGGCGGAGGAACAGGTCGAGGAGGGGGTCGTGCCCAGGGGCTGGGAGGCCGGGACGCTGGACGAGCATCCTTTCTACCCCGGGTGGGAGGAGAGGTGGAGGGCGGAGCAGGGGTTTTGAGGGCAATGGATGGATAAGCTGTTTGCGTTTTCTGTTTTCGGCATGGTAAGCACTAATTTGGAGCGACTCTACATATACGGAGTAGAGGCCATGATGGCGGCCAAGTATATTCATTGATACAAGTGAGCCTTGGATATTTCACAAGCACCATATGGTTTACTTCTTTCTGCTAGCATTAGTAAACGATTGGGTTTGGCACTATATTACTTTATCGTCCTGATTAACTTGAGCGTTTGCTTATGAAAAGCTGCATCTAGTATCGGTTACCTACCTCATGCTCCAGACAGCTGTCCAGTCGGTTGCACACCATTGCCCAATTACGAatatctttcttttttcgctTCCATATGCAATGCAGCTGAAGGCAGGTCAGTAAATAAGCTTTAGCTGCAACCTGTGTGTCAGGGGCTCCGCCTTTTCCAGACTCTACTGCTGTAGACATGCATACGATCCTGGAGATAGATAGACCCGGTCCAAGATCAATATATTAGTCGTATAGTCTGGGGCGATCGACAGCAACCGAACGATTAAGTTATAGCAAGCATCAACCCTGACTAGTCTAGTACAAACCGATCTACGAAACAGCCCAAAATTTGTGGGTAGGTTCGTGGTATGCCGAAGATCGACTGATCTGACAGGGGCTCACGTCGACAAGGGTGGACCAGTTAGAGGAATCGTACCTGGTCTTCATGTGTAAGCATGCAAAAAAAGTTCAATGGTAAAATATTGCCCATCAAATTAATACAGgtataaaataaaactaTACAAGAACAACTAAAATGCCACCAGCCTTTCAGTCAGACGTGAAATTGGGGTTCAGGAAAGCCGTACTCGGTGCGATGGTGAGGGCTTTTCCATAGTCTTGTTGCCTGCCGCTGCCTTGATTTTTGCAGGTAGACAATACTGTCGTTGATGGTTGGGATGGCAACATGAAGACCCTGGGTACAATGCACATTTGCATCATCCAAGCGAGCACGAACGATTTCCTGCTAGCAGCAAACCTTGGGGGACTTTCTCGACTCTGAGTATTGGTGATAACAAAATCTAATTACCAATGTGGCCAGAGCAGTTAGGCCATTTCCATGAGCTTTCTGAGACCTGTTGGAAAGTATCGAAAAAGTCCAGATTGGTAGTCTTGGCATTGATCCCAATGTCCCGAGAATGGAGACGATGCATAATTAGAAAGAACACCATCAGCGTAAGGCGGTTTGAgacggaaaaaaagaggttgAGAATCGTGCCTGAAAGGAAAAACCGGGGACGATCTGATTCCCGTTTTCGGAGATTATCTCTCCTTTAAAGGTCACGCTGACAGTTAATGATGTGACTATTTTGATATTCTGGCATTTAGGACATTGATATCAGGAAAGATAATGTAGACTATTTGCATGGCTTGATTAACATGGCGACCTTCTGGTGAACACAGGAGGGGTggggaaaaggaagaagaagaagaagaagaaaaaacgcGCAAGGCGTTATCAGTCACATATTACCTCCATGGCAGAGAGGACATCGGTAGGTTCACTGCAAGCTTCTAGAACCAGAGGAAGAAATCCGAAACAAAATCGATACTGCTGATGGTTTTCCTGCAAATTTTCCCTCAGCTTTGCTGCAAATATAAGTGACAAGCaggcaagaagaagcaaaaggctTCGCGTTTTGCAAGGCGCATCTTGAGTCGTGACTGGGTGCGATGTttgcaaaaagaaggaacaagGAGATGGGACGAAAAGAAAATTCCAAGTTTATAATAGCACCAAAACTTGGAAATTAGAGAGTGCGATCGAGAACGACACGATCGTTGCTACGGGCCGACCCCACAATCGAGGTGTGGGAAAAAAGCCAGAAAACAAATACTGAAAGTAAACAAAGGGCAAAGTTGGAAAGCACCTGTTAGTTAGTTCGCGATCCACATTCCAGTCGCGGAGTTTACGGCGAGGCCGAATAGATCAGAAACTGTGCATGTGCGCTTCCCCCGTAATTTTGTTTCATTTCTTTGTGTTTGCCACTATTTTCTTCCTTTCCGCTCTGACAGTGGCTATTCAGCCTTGCATCAGTTTGACATCATAACAATCTATTGGTGTCAAGGAGTGCACACCACAAGGCAGCGAATGACTGATGTCTGCCGAGGTTCTTCATTTTATACTCGAGCCTTGCCAAGTTTTTCTAGGGAGCtgatgcagaaaaaaaaaagaaaaaaaaggctttgacaagaaagaagaagaaaaataaagaaacGTATAAAACACTTGGTACTCTTCACTTCGCCCATATTGGCATCCAAGCTCTTCCAGCTCGCTGATCACCTCGTAAAATTGCGAAACTTGCTACTTGTCAGACCGTTAGTGTTTTTGGTCGTGTAAAATTGAGAGAAGCTTCTTTTTAGTATCCCAAGCCTGCTGCGGGTGACTGACAAGTTGAAGAACTCCCGATTTGTACGAAGTAGATGATGTTTATTGTTTTCGTCATGCATCGGGAACATACCTAACCTGCCCAAGTATAGCGTGAACAAAAGATGTGCAGGTGCAGGCGTGACATGGGCAGGTGCATTTAAGCTCAATTTTCTTTAGCTACAAACGGTATGCAAGTCATTGATTGCCCTTGGCATTGTTTCTGCGCAATAGGATGGGGGTCCTTGCATGATGATCACTGACCTATCATACCTAGCTGACTACCTTAGGTTAGGTACCTTGGTATCTGTCAGTCAGCCAGCTAGCTCCCTAGCTAATCAAGGggtcgagaaaaaaaaaaggttaatGAGACTCGAGAAAACAGAGCCTCAGGGTCTGGATTGATGTCAGGAGGATTTCTGCATTTAGAACCTTTTTCGTCCACTCCTAGTGGTAAAGGCCCATGGGCGACGCCGTTGCGCATACAACCCAGGGGTCCCGCGGATGAACCCACGGGCCACGGAATTCGACAACGGAATTGGTCAAAAAAGGCCAAACTTCCTAAAGAAAGTTAATTTGACCTCGGGATCTTTGGCGACTTGGCTGAATGACTCCAGGGGGGGGATGTGCATCGCGGTTGTCTGGCCACCCCTGAACTAGATACAGCAGCTGCCTCGTGCCTTGGAAGCATGTCCACTCATGCAGGTTACCGGCCGATAACTGCTCTGGTGCATCTTGTCTGATGGGCGGCTATATTTGGGATAACTTCAGTTAAGCGATTTTGTCATCCTTCAATAAGCAGATATACTCGTTGCCAAGAAGCGCCCAGCGATGGTGACCATTAATCTTGTGCCAAATCAATCCTAGTAGGAAAGCCAGactatctagttctagttctagatagtATAGTTCTGGCAAGTATTCTATGGCCGTCATCATCTTGTCCAAGATGTCCATTCTATACATCTCGAAGCCTCCACCATCTTCTCATCTTCAAGCCTCTGCCAGTCAGAAAATCTCCGTCCAACAACAAGTCATCCATCTGCTGTCACCTGTTCCCCATTTGTATCCATGTGCCCCCCCTTCCCCCGCGTGCGGCCTCGCAAAACATGTAGCGAGCTGCCgctgagagagaaaaaaaaccagaccATGCGGCCGACAAGCCGCAGGCGAGACGCCACAGAAGCTGAAAAAAATGTCTTTTTTCTCCGTATTGTCATAATtattcttccttttttccgTCAAGACCTGCTTCATGTCAAAACCTTGTTCCGTCTCATCTGCCTTGTCCCCAGGCCGTTGGGGGGGACCATTTAATTGCCAATAAAGGAAATCTCAGCCCCCCCTTGATCTGAATTGCTAGTCGTGCGTCGATCCGATTCTCGCCCAGGCCAAACCTCCCATCCCAAATCACGTCCGCTGCGCGCAGTTGCATGTGCAACGGCTCTTGTCTGCACTGCAAATCTTAAACTGGATGGATCGCCGGGTCAGGCACACCGTCCAAAGTCCTCTGCTCATATTTTGAAACTCGATCAATAGCGAGCAGAGGTCTTTTTTACCTGCTGGGTGCTTTTATGGTTTTTCTGGATTTTGCCGTTTCAGGAAATTAATCCAAGATATTTTTTCTCGGGGTTTGCGGACCTGGGAGCTGGTTCAGATTGGAAGAAGATtgtatttttcttttgtcttatATCTCACTCTTGGCCGCCTCGTTGGACCTAACGTTGAAAGCCTCGCTAGCGTTGCCTGCCTCACCACCACGATGTCTATACTGTACCCCGTAGCTGGGACGATGTAGCTTagtcgtctttttttttactttctttcttttttttccaatattctttttttcacgAAACGAAAAGACAAGGCAGTACGACAGCATTAATACTCATCCTCGCATCACATTATCACGTAACCCACAAGGGTCATTTGTGGAAATGAgcatgccaccgccaccccgaCCCCCTTACTCTGGCCGACGAAACGGACAGGCTGTGACGCGGCCGACGACGGCTATCCCTCAGAACCAGTCTAGCACCAGTTCCTTCTACGGCTCCCctccagcaccaccaccaccgccgccgccaccgcctcccAGCATACCCAGGGCGTTGTCACCGGCAAGACCGCCACGGGTGGCATATCGGGGCTACAGCGAGGCCGAGGTCGTCGGCATTCTGAGGTCGCTGGAGGATGGAAGGAGGCCTATGCGCGGCGGGGCCGATGTCCCCAAGACATCCGAAGAAGATGTGCCTGTGTCGCCTCGACAGTCCACATCGTCAGAGTCCACTCTCCCTCTGGACATGGACGACGTGGAACTGGCGGAGGAGAAGGATGAGGAGCCGAGACGGTCCCGGTCCTGCAAGTTTGGCAAGCCTCACCAGTGGATCTTTACGGCGATACTCGGTTTCAACGTGCTGGTCCTGATAATAGCATTAGCGCTGACCTTCACGGGGTCGTATCGACTGACGTACCAAGCTACCATGAACGGCTTCACGGTCAACCTGTTGTTTCTCTTCCTTGTCCGCAACGACCACGTAGTCAACGCTCCATTCTACATCTTTGGTGACCAGCCACAGAAGGTGCCATTCCGCGTCCGTTATCTGTTTGCAAAGTATTACAATGTCGGAGGCATTCgtaagttttttttcttcttctttttcttttctttttttcccctgaATGAGTGACTGAGTGAGTGAGTgagtgactgactgactgaccgACTGACCGACTCTCGTCATGTAGACAGCGCCTGTGGAGTTGCAGCGGCTCTGTGGTACCTTTCATACCTCATTATCCTGACGGTCGAGTACAGGAGGCGAGACATGTATCTCGGTCTCACTCCGGCGCGGAGCCACGTCTACTTTTTCACTTATACCCTGCTCATCGTGCTCTTCACCACTCTCGTCTTCTCCACCCCCAGACTCCGCCGGGCCACCCAGGACTGGTCCCAACTCGTCCACCGATTCCTGGGCTGGACCATAATCCTGCTCATCTGGATCCAGACCCTGCTGGTGGCCCACGACGACAGGAGGTTCAACCAGTCGTACGGCGACGCGCTGGGGTCCAACCCTTCCTTCTGGCTCCTCGTGATCATCACGTTCCTCATCATATACCCCTGGGCGCTCATGAGGAAGCGCGAGGTGTGGGTGGAGTATCTGTCCGACAACTGCATCAAGTTCAACTTTGACTACCAGGACCTCGAGTTCGGGCAGCAGATCTGCATGTCGGACGCGCCGCTCAAGAAGACGTATGCGTTTGCCGTGCTGCCGAACCCCAAGAAGCCGGCGGACCCGCCGCCCATCGAGATCATGCCGACCATGCTGAGCCGGTCCAACACCACGGCCAGCAACGCCAACCACAACAACTACTCGACCTACGCCGCGCGCCTGCCCACGCCCGTGAGCAGCATCTTCGAGAGCGGCATGGCCAAGGGCGACGCCCCGACCGAGCCCACCGTCGAGGCGCTgcaggccgccgcccgcgACCGATCCGTGCTGCGCCGCtaccaccagcaccagctgcagcagctgTCGCCGCCGCGGCTGTCCCACGCCGGCGAGCCGGGGTTCTCGGTGGTGACGTCGTCGCCGGCCGGCGAGTGGTCGCGCAGCATGATcgcggcgccgccggcgcAGCTGTACACGGTCGGGGTGCCGCGGTTCGGCGTGTCGCGGGTCGCGGCCATGTTTGAGCCCGTCATCGTCGTGGCCACGGGCTGCGGCATCGTCCCCTGCCTGTCGCTCTTCACCGAGCGGCCCGACCACCTGACCAGGATCATCTGGGCGGCAAACGGCCCGCTCGAGACCTTTGGCGAGGGCGTCGTCGAGACGGTGCTGCGCGTCGACCCCGACGCCGTCATCTGGGACACGCGGAGGCTGGGCAGGCCGGACCTGGTCAAGCTGGCCTGGAAGGCCTGGATCGACAGCGCAAAGGAGGACGTGGCCGGGCCAGGCATGAGGATCGTGCCCGTCAGGAAGGCCATGGGCCAGTGCGAGGCCGTAATAGTCGTCAGCAACCGACGAGTCACGGAGCAGGTGGTGGATGGACTAGAGGCCAAAGGTGTGGCTGCCTTTGGATCAAGTTACGAGTCGGAGTCATGACGACGGACTTTGggcgaagagaaaaaaacgagCTCCTCCTCCCATGTGTCTGGGATGCGGATCATAGTGGGCATCCTAGTACCTAATTATTTCGACGACCATGGGACCAAAATAAAGGTTCCAACATTGTATCTAGCTGCTTGTCTTGTTTATATTCCCATGAGCGCGACAATTGAGCAAACAACAGAAGCGAATCtcacctagttctagttctagttctagttctagttctagtcttgTGACCGTAAACcccctgaaaaaaaaaagactcaaGTTCAGGCTGTTGATGCTACACAGTCCCCCCCTGTCCCAATTATTGACTCGCACTCGTGGCGGAATCCTTTTGCCTGTAATGCTGCGTAAAGTCATATCTCAGACTCAAGCTGCCCATGGCAAGATTCCTTGCAAGCTGAGGATCCTTCTCTGCCTTCTTCAACAGCTGCATGAACTCGTCCGTCTGCCCGAGCGAGGATGGATCCTCCGTGTGCCCGATGCGGCGAAAGTTGCCTTGAGATATCGGGTCCGTGACCGTCCTCCACTTCTCCATTCGCTTCTCGCTGTACAAGTCGAGGATCGACTCGTCGGCAAGCCCCTCGTTtattccaatgaaacagtcgGCCAGACCGCCCACGTCGACAAAGCCACCGGTGATGCCCAGGCCTCCCCATGGGTTGCAGAGATGTGCcgcgtcggcggctaggaggATGCGACCAACACGAAATGATGGGGCGCAGCGCTCTATCACGGAAGAATGTCTTGTCAGCGGTTGCATGGGGTAAGTGGAATGAATGAGTGGAATAAGTGGAATCGAGATAACAACAACAGACAAGACCACTCGTCAACGTACGATGCATTTTATAGGGCGAGAAATTCACGACTGTGTACTCGCTCGGTTTGGGGTGTCCAGGCAATATCTCTTCAAACCTGGCCGCTTGACGTGCTCGCATTTGTTCCGTCGTCAACCCAGGCTTTTCACCGTAGGTAACACGGTAAAGTCCGTCCGAGTCCATTTTGGCGGCCATCTAACGCTCAAAAGAGCGGCCTGTTAGCTGATACTTTGATTCAACGCAGTGGTGATGTTGACGCCCCAGGGATCCATCCTGTGGTGACTTGCAAAAAAGTTATCCGGGTGGATGACCATGCTGACATCCCCCCAACCGAACTTGGTAAAGTCATAGTACGTGTTCGTCGCCACGATCTGCTTCTCCCACGTGAAGCCCGGGTAGTCCTGCCCGAACAGGCTCCTGCGGACCTGACTGGCGGCACCATCGCAGCCAACGACGTAGTCGCCCTCGACTCGCTTCCTCCCCTCGGGCGTGGCCACGTCGACCCAGGCGACCTTGCGCTCCTCGTCCTGCCCCACGTCGAGGACGCGGTGGCGCCAGCTGACGACGTCATCGCCCAGGCGGTCGATCAGCATCTCGAGCATCAGGGCGTCGAGGTCCTGCAGGACGAGGCAGTGGGAGCGGTAGTCGAAGCCATCGACGTCGCTGACGCACGACGTGTCCAGCGTCGCGATGTGCGCGAACCCGCTCCCGTCCTTGTCCTCGGGCGACCCCGCCGGCACGGCGTAGCGAAAGGCAAAGTCGGTGATGATGATGCCGCGCTTCTTGACCTCGGCCAGCACGCCCGCGCGGTCCAGGTCGGGCAGTGCCGCAGACCCGTAGTGGGCCGCCCGGGGCTGGTCGTCCAGCtgcgcctcggcctcgacgaTCCGCACAGGGATGCCGCGCTgtgacagcagcagcgcgaggaggaggcccgAGGGCCCGGCCCCTACGATGATTACTGGTTTCTGGGTCAAAGCAGATCCGATCAACGTTTTGGAACCGAGGGCTTTGTAGCCAGTCAGGTCAGGGTAAAAAGCACGGCTCTACGAGTGGCTCCTTACCTTGTTATCGGGTTCGTCTGGCATGTTTtatctccttttcttttctttttttttttttttttgcaggtTACTCAAGATGTTGCTATGATATAATCGGCAAGACGAGACAGTGGCAGATGGGGGAAGTACTGCTGCTATTGAGAATGACGTGAGTGAAGCAAGCGTTCAAGTCGAAATCGTGACCGCAGGATTAAATCTTGGTCCAGGTGAGATCGACTTCCCCTCATTGCGACCTTCAAGACAGCAAAGCAGCAAACCACAGTAAGCACCCCCGAGCCCGTGAGGAATGGGGCAGGCTTTTGTCGGGCCCGAAGCACACCACTTCTTCCCCGCATCCGCAACCTCTCAATGGCGGCATCAACGTCGGCAAATCCACGAATGAATGGTACATTGCAACTTGACTCAGAACATGACCTGATGTGAAAGTTTCAACCCGGCAATACGCGATGCCTACTGCGTGATAATTAAAGTATGCAAGGtacctgggtaggtaggtaaggtaagtaAGGTCAAGTCAGGTTATCCTGAAAAGGAAGTTAACATCGATTGAACACTGTCTTGGTCAACTAACTGCATCTCATCTCTGGAAACACGCTAACCTCCAACTCCGACAGCCGATTATAATTGTGGGTCCGTATTTGCCAGGCAAAAGCCCCGCCGTTCTACAATGGGAATTCTGTTCATTGCTGCCCAGATTCCGGAGAGCCATTCTCCCCACTAACCGAGCTTCACTACCAGCTTGGAGGTAGtgtactccgtacctacc
This DNA window, taken from Pyricularia oryzae 70-15 chromosome 6, whole genome shotgun sequence, encodes the following:
- a CDS encoding FAD binding domain-containing protein: MPDEPDNKKPVIIVGAGPSGLLLALLLSQRGIPVRIVEAEAQLDDQPRAAHYGSAALPDLDRAGVLAEVKKRGIIITDFAFRYAVPAGSPEDKDGSGFAHIATLDTSCVSDVDGFDYRSHCLVLQDLDALMLEMLIDRLGDDVVSWRHRVLDVGQDEERKVAWVDVATPEGRKRVEGDYVVGCDGAASQVRRSLFGQDYPGFTWEKQIVATNTYYDFTKFGWGDVSMVIHPDNFFMAAKMDSDGLYRVTYGEKPGLTTEQMRARQAARFEEILPGHPKPSEYTVVNFSPYKMHQRCAPSFRVGRILLAADAAHLCNPWGGLGITGGFVDVGGLADCFIGINEGLADESILDLYSEKRMEKWRTVTDPISQGNFRRIGHTEDPSSLGQTDEFMQLLKKAEKDPQLARNLAMGSLSLRYDFTQHYRQKDSATSASQ